One region of Eleutherodactylus coqui strain aEleCoq1 chromosome 5, aEleCoq1.hap1, whole genome shotgun sequence genomic DNA includes:
- the LOC136627015 gene encoding uncharacterized protein: MSRFGLCLCVFIQASWTFPMYAMKTHGYSADNLIKKQRSDSQHRERMENILEMFGADRWSKGQDILKHHRSQCNYMNQFWTQWQGSTDNQDASSVFMLKVFTGPLKPVFPQKNLFQYMSRIYRCCRLGFGCRRIKGLQGTLDEGGRVAAFYIDSDVFSSSIQRAELHLEVSAGEELTVIPELFINGLRRSSFTQIRRGPIMDLSLDVMFLLQVLKEKALADPVNEEVTELSLSLHCIQNDLQVPCNLPGAPLLQPPFIALQYRY, from the exons atgtCTAGATTTGGGCTTTGCCTGTGTGTCTTTATCCAGGCTTCCTGGACTTTTCCTATGTATGCAATGAAAACTCATGGATATTCGGCAGATAACCTTATCAAGAAACAGAGATCAGACAGTCAACACCGAGAACGAATGGAGAATATCCTTGAAATGTTTGGCGCTGACAGATGGTCCAAAGGACAGGATATTCTAAAACACCATCGATCACAATGCAACTACATGAACCAGTTCTGGACCCAGTGGCAAGGTTCGACTGATAATCAGGACGCCAGTTCTGTCTTTATGCTGAAAGTCTTCACTGGACCTCTTAAACCCGTATTCCCGCAAAAGAACCTTTTCCAATACATGAGCAGGATCTACAGGTGCTGTAGGCTTGGATTCGGCTGCAGAAGGATAAAGGGTCTCCAAGGAACCTTAGATGAAG GAGGACGAGTGGCAGCTTTCTACATTGATTCGGATGTCTTCAGCTCTTCCATTCAGCGAGCCGAATTACATTTGGAAGTTTCAGCAGGTGAAGAACTTACAGTTATTCCAGAACTTTTCATCAATGGACTTAGACGCTCAAG CTTCACACAGATAAGGCGCGGCCCTATTATGGATTTGTCTCTCGATGTGATGTTCCTCTTGCAAGTCTTAAAAGAGAAAGCGTTGGCAGACCCGGTGAATGAAGAAGTAACAGAGTTGAGCTTGTCCTTACACTGCATCCAGAACGACCTTCAAGTGCCGTGTAACCTCCCTGGAGCGCCTCTGCTTCAGCCGCCGTTCATAGCTCTACAATATAGGTACTAA